One Candidatus Dormiibacterota bacterium DNA window includes the following coding sequences:
- a CDS encoding exo-alpha-sialidase gives MTEAVLLIGTRKGLVIARSGRERRDWRVEPIRFSNKEVYAVAVDSRPDPPRVFAGVGTGHWGSYLVHSDDLGRTWVEPDRTPLAFPESAGTALVRVWQVQPAGDDQPGVVYAGVEPHALFRSDDGGLSFSLVEGLWNHPHRSAWMPGGGGACLHTVLTHPTDPGWLLVAMSSAGVYRSTDGGTTWEPANRGIQAVWLPEDQRFPEFGQCVHRVAMHPRRPDRLYAQNHFGVYRSDDAGGSWEAIESGLPSTFGFPIVVHPHQPDTIYTFPLQADEDRMPPEGRCRVYRSHDAGATWSAHSEGLPQDPYHAAVLRDAMCTDNADPAGIYFGTRLGEVYASTDDGDSWTAVATHLPDVLTVRAVVP, from the coding sequence GTGACCGAGGCCGTCCTCCTGATCGGGACACGCAAGGGGCTGGTGATCGCCCGCAGCGGACGCGAGCGCCGGGACTGGCGCGTGGAGCCGATTCGGTTCTCCAACAAGGAGGTGTACGCCGTCGCGGTCGATTCCCGCCCCGACCCGCCCCGGGTCTTCGCCGGCGTGGGGACGGGCCACTGGGGTTCATACCTCGTCCACTCCGACGACCTGGGGCGGACCTGGGTCGAGCCCGACCGCACACCGCTCGCGTTCCCCGAGAGCGCCGGGACCGCGCTGGTTCGCGTGTGGCAGGTGCAGCCCGCCGGCGACGACCAACCTGGCGTGGTGTACGCAGGGGTCGAGCCTCACGCCCTGTTTCGCTCGGACGACGGTGGTCTGAGCTTCTCGCTCGTCGAGGGGTTGTGGAACCACCCGCACCGGTCCGCATGGATGCCCGGCGGCGGCGGGGCGTGTCTGCACACCGTGCTCACCCACCCGACCGACCCGGGTTGGCTGCTGGTTGCGATGTCGAGCGCCGGGGTCTACCGAAGCACCGACGGAGGGACGACCTGGGAGCCCGCCAACCGGGGGATCCAGGCGGTCTGGCTTCCCGAGGACCAGCGCTTCCCGGAGTTCGGCCAATGTGTCCACCGGGTGGCGATGCACCCCCGCCGGCCCGACCGGCTCTATGCGCAGAACCACTTCGGCGTCTACCGGAGCGATGACGCCGGCGGCTCCTGGGAGGCGATCGAGTCCGGGCTGCCGAGCACCTTCGGCTTCCCCATCGTCGTGCATCCGCACCAGCCCGACACCATCTACACGTTCCCACTGCAGGCGGACGAGGATCGGATGCCGCCGGAGGGCAGGTGCCGTGTGTATCGCAGCCACGACGCCGGCGCGACCTGGAGTGCGCACTCCGAGGGATTGCCTCAGGACCCGTACCACGCCGCCGTTCTGCGCGACGCGATGTGCACCGACAACGCCGATCCCGCCGGGATCTACTTCGGTACACGTCTCGGCGAGGTCTACGCCAGCACCGACGACGGCGACTCCTGGACCGCCGTCGCGACCCACCTGCCCGACGTGCTCACCGTCCGCGCCGTCGTCCCATGA
- a CDS encoding ABC transporter permease, which yields MRHALLSEWLKVRRAGILGTTAAITAVLSVTAVIVGLHELDRPRRKANVGLYSQADGIHAILAHSTDFLAIVGLGFAAFAFSTEFSSGTLRNLLVRQPRRLTLFAGKSVVIAALITAVVLLAYFVAYPAALVTAPHYGVSTSLWTTPAGVRALLAGAGDLVLSTLGYSILGALLGVLLRSPAPAIVAGLAYVFAVEGLLTNSFASLSSVLFASQLDAIGHGGTADVGYGSALIVAAAWAIGLIVVGALELRRRDIAA from the coding sequence ATGAGACACGCGCTGCTCAGCGAATGGCTCAAGGTGCGGCGCGCCGGCATCCTCGGAACCACGGCCGCGATCACAGCCGTCCTCTCGGTGACGGCGGTGATCGTCGGTCTCCACGAGCTCGACCGGCCCCGGCGCAAAGCGAACGTCGGGCTGTACTCGCAGGCCGACGGCATCCACGCGATCCTGGCGCACTCCACGGACTTCCTCGCCATCGTCGGGCTCGGCTTCGCGGCGTTCGCGTTCTCCACGGAGTTCTCCAGCGGGACGCTCCGCAACCTCCTGGTGCGACAGCCGCGGCGCCTCACGCTGTTCGCGGGCAAGAGCGTGGTGATCGCGGCCCTGATCACCGCGGTGGTGCTCCTCGCCTACTTCGTGGCCTACCCCGCGGCGCTCGTGACCGCACCGCACTACGGGGTCTCCACCTCGCTGTGGACCACGCCCGCGGGTGTCAGGGCCCTCCTCGCCGGTGCCGGCGACCTGGTGCTCTCGACCCTGGGATACTCGATCCTGGGCGCGCTGCTCGGGGTGCTGCTCCGCTCCCCGGCTCCCGCGATCGTCGCGGGACTGGCCTACGTGTTCGCGGTCGAGGGCCTGCTCACCAACTCCTTCGCCTCGCTGAGCAGCGTGCTCTTCGCAAGCCAGCTCGACGCCATCGGCCACGGTGGGACGGCCGACGTCGGCTATGGCAGCGCTCTCATCGTCGCCGCCGCGTGGGCGATCGGCCTGATCGTGGTGGGAGCCCTCGAGCTCCGCCGCCGTGACATCGCCGCGTGA
- a CDS encoding sigma factor-like helix-turn-helix DNA-binding protein — translation MRVGLSSLPEPQRRTLELAYFDGYTQSEIAGRMDVPLGTVKGRTRAGLMRLRDLLVTDLEDVEVPIRG, via the coding sequence GTGCGTGTCGGCCTGTCCTCCCTGCCCGAGCCGCAGCGGCGGACCCTGGAACTGGCCTACTTCGACGGGTACACCCAGAGTGAGATCGCTGGGCGGATGGACGTGCCGCTGGGCACGGTCAAGGGCCGGACCCGTGCAGGTCTGATGAGACTGCGGGACCTTCTCGTGACCGACCTGGAGGATGTCGAGGTCCCCATCCGGGGGTGA
- a CDS encoding alpha/beta hydrolase-fold protein: MAPATAGCIPTTADGLAGHIDQLSVGGHTVYVDVPGAYAALPTQGFPVVYFLHGSTGSGADWLGSGSSLPTILNGLTATNVLMPTLAVYPDGDAVTGDGNYWGNDAVGDQDETWLVDQLIPAIDARYRTLGARYRGIAGLSSGGFGALNISIHHPGMFSWVASYSGVFTAPGALFGASASANSPQLTVAGVPASQRGALFLGGGADDTEYLPDTERFIATVQALGWAPIHTQIVPGPHGWQAWQVEAQDSLDWLGQLWGRAC, from the coding sequence GTGGCGCCCGCGACCGCCGGCTGCATCCCCACGACCGCCGACGGTCTCGCCGGCCACATCGACCAGCTCTCGGTCGGCGGCCACACCGTCTACGTCGACGTTCCCGGCGCCTACGCGGCGCTTCCCACGCAGGGGTTCCCGGTCGTCTACTTCCTCCACGGCTCCACCGGCTCGGGTGCGGACTGGCTGGGCTCGGGATCGTCCCTGCCGACCATCCTCAACGGCCTGACCGCCACCAACGTGCTGATGCCGACGCTCGCCGTCTACCCCGATGGCGACGCAGTCACCGGTGACGGGAACTACTGGGGGAACGACGCCGTCGGCGACCAGGACGAGACCTGGCTGGTCGACCAGCTCATCCCCGCCATCGATGCCCGCTACCGCACACTCGGGGCCCGCTACCGCGGCATCGCCGGATTGAGCTCCGGAGGCTTCGGCGCGCTCAACATCTCCATCCACCACCCCGGGATGTTCAGCTGGGTGGCGAGCTACTCCGGGGTGTTCACGGCACCGGGCGCGCTCTTCGGGGCGAGTGCGTCCGCAAACAGCCCGCAGCTCACCGTCGCCGGCGTCCCCGCCTCGCAGCGGGGCGCGCTGTTCCTCGGCGGCGGAGCGGACGACACCGAATACCTCCCCGACACCGAGCGGTTCATCGCCACCGTGCAGGCGCTGGGCTGGGCCCCGATCCACACTCAGATCGTCCCCGGCCCGCACGGCTGGCAGGCCTGGCAGGTGGAGGCACAGGACAGTCTCGACTGGCTCGGCCAGCTCTGGGGTCGCGCCTGCTGA
- a CDS encoding MoaD/ThiS family protein: protein MRVTLVVPAALRSCADGLREVALEGATLGGVLDDLAQRLPVLERRLRDERGHLRPHVLVFVDGVMVGDTPGLDTPVDDGTEVFIAPAVSGGRPPMESSSTVR, encoded by the coding sequence ATGAGGGTCACGCTGGTGGTCCCCGCGGCGCTTCGGAGCTGCGCGGACGGGTTGCGCGAGGTCGCCCTGGAGGGGGCCACCCTCGGCGGTGTCCTCGACGACCTGGCGCAGCGGCTGCCGGTCCTCGAGCGCCGCCTCCGTGACGAGCGTGGGCACCTTCGCCCCCACGTGCTCGTCTTCGTCGACGGCGTCATGGTGGGCGATACCCCGGGCCTCGACACACCGGTCGACGACGGCACCGAGGTGTTCATCGCGCCGGCGGTGTCGGGAGGGCGACCACCCATGGAGAGTTCCTCGACGGTCAGGTGA
- a CDS encoding metal-sensitive transcriptional regulator, with protein sequence MATTVRRGSYQASKAEMLARFRRVEGQIRGISQMVEDERYCPEVLTQLSASIAGLEKIGFILLREHIGHCVVDDVGGGRGEEALDELITTIHRFSGR encoded by the coding sequence GTGGCCACCACGGTGCGGAGGGGCTCGTACCAGGCCTCGAAGGCGGAGATGCTGGCCCGCTTCAGGCGGGTCGAGGGTCAGATTCGCGGCATCTCGCAGATGGTGGAGGACGAGCGCTACTGCCCGGAGGTCCTCACCCAGCTCAGTGCCTCGATCGCTGGGCTCGAGAAGATCGGGTTCATCCTGCTTCGGGAGCACATCGGGCACTGCGTCGTGGATGACGTCGGCGGGGGCAGAGGGGAGGAAGCCCTCGACGAACTCATCACCACCATCCACCGCTTCTCCGGCCGCTGA
- a CDS encoding glycosyltransferase family 39 protein: MTMRARAAARAPGTAEASAARTLPSWLGLGAVLARSALVDGIGLWNLGYGNSYYAAAVQSMLTSWHNLLYASFDAGGFVSIDKPPLGFWLQAASARLFGFHGISLLLPEAIAGMVSVALLHHLVARAWGRAAGLIAALVLAISPISVVAARSNIVDGVLAMVLLLGAVAVTRAAESGRLRWLLLCAVLVGLGFNVKMLEAYLVVPAFGLVYLLSASIPWRRRAMHLAAATVVLVGVSLSWAVAVDTTPAAQRPYVGSSTGDSEVNLALGYNGWGRVTGSWFQRPAARATARPGAAAPQGAFAGFGTAEAGGTGPLRLLRQPLGSQTGWLLPLALLGLVAAAVRQRWREPFDRRRRSLVLWGSWLLGEGAFFSAAGTLHAYYLTVLEPAIAALAGIGLTVLWGEYRRRTRWGWLLPAAVVATAAEAAWVLAGFPDWARWLTPLVLATAAAAVVLLAVSRWRAAARRPLAALAVLAGATSLLAAPVTWTVVTIGEASTAMLPTAGPPPAAQTAFLHSLTRGRGRATFGQQPDPSLLRYLETHQGSAGYLVGGLAAMSVAPYMLASDRPALALGGFMGRDRIVDPARLAGMVAGGAVRFFLLPAPPGTRRGPFGPGGGGVNDDLIAWVRAECAPVDRGLWSAAPARGGRMGSGQQVYDCAPAAGAG, translated from the coding sequence ATGACGATGCGGGCGAGGGCGGCTGCGCGCGCCCCGGGCACCGCCGAGGCCTCGGCGGCGCGGACGCTGCCATCGTGGCTGGGGCTGGGCGCGGTTCTTGCGCGCAGCGCCCTGGTCGACGGGATCGGCCTCTGGAACCTGGGATACGGGAACTCGTATTACGCCGCCGCCGTCCAGAGCATGCTGACCAGCTGGCACAACCTCCTCTATGCATCCTTCGACGCCGGCGGCTTCGTCAGCATCGACAAGCCGCCGCTCGGCTTCTGGCTGCAGGCGGCGAGCGCCAGGCTGTTCGGATTCCACGGCATCAGCCTGCTGCTGCCCGAGGCGATCGCCGGGATGGTCTCGGTCGCGCTGCTCCACCACCTCGTCGCCCGGGCCTGGGGACGTGCCGCCGGGCTGATCGCGGCCCTCGTGCTCGCCATCAGCCCGATCAGCGTGGTGGCGGCGCGAAGCAACATCGTCGACGGCGTGCTGGCGATGGTGCTGCTCCTCGGCGCCGTCGCCGTCACCCGGGCGGCGGAGAGCGGGCGGCTGCGCTGGCTGCTGCTCTGCGCGGTTCTCGTCGGCCTGGGCTTCAACGTGAAGATGCTCGAGGCCTACCTGGTGGTGCCCGCCTTCGGCCTCGTGTATCTGCTGTCCGCGTCGATCCCGTGGCGGCGGCGAGCGATGCACCTCGCCGCCGCCACCGTGGTCCTGGTCGGGGTGTCACTGTCATGGGCGGTGGCGGTCGACACCACCCCCGCAGCCCAGCGCCCCTACGTCGGCTCCAGCACCGGCGACTCGGAGGTGAACCTCGCGCTCGGCTACAACGGGTGGGGTCGGGTCACCGGAAGCTGGTTCCAGCGTCCCGCGGCCCGGGCGACGGCTCGCCCGGGTGCGGCGGCGCCCCAGGGCGCGTTCGCCGGGTTCGGGACCGCGGAGGCGGGCGGCACCGGTCCCCTTCGCCTGCTCCGGCAGCCGCTGGGGAGCCAGACCGGCTGGCTGCTCCCCCTCGCCCTCCTCGGCCTGGTCGCGGCGGCGGTGCGGCAGCGCTGGCGGGAGCCCTTCGACCGGCGACGGCGGTCGCTGGTCCTCTGGGGGAGCTGGCTTCTCGGCGAGGGGGCGTTCTTCAGCGCTGCCGGCACCCTCCACGCCTACTACCTCACCGTGCTCGAACCGGCGATCGCGGCGCTCGCCGGGATCGGCCTGACGGTGCTGTGGGGGGAGTACCGGCGCCGGACGCGCTGGGGATGGCTGCTGCCGGCGGCGGTGGTGGCGACCGCCGCCGAGGCCGCCTGGGTGCTCGCCGGCTTCCCCGACTGGGCGAGATGGCTGACCCCGCTGGTGCTCGCCACCGCCGCAGCGGCGGTGGTGCTGCTCGCGGTGTCGCGGTGGCGTGCCGCCGCCCGCCGGCCGCTGGCGGCGCTCGCGGTGCTGGCCGGGGCCACCTCGCTGCTGGCGGCCCCGGTGACCTGGACGGTGGTCACCATCGGAGAGGCGAGCACCGCCATGCTGCCCACCGCCGGTCCGCCGCCGGCCGCCCAGACGGCGTTCCTGCACTCCCTGACGCGCGGGCGGGGGCGGGCGACGTTCGGGCAGCAGCCGGACCCGTCGCTGCTGCGCTACCTCGAGACCCACCAGGGCTCGGCGGGCTACCTGGTCGGCGGCCTCGCAGCCATGAGCGTGGCGCCGTACATGCTGGCCAGCGACCGGCCCGCGCTCGCCCTGGGTGGCTTCATGGGCCGCGATCGCATCGTCGACCCCGCGCGGCTCGCCGGCATGGTGGCGGGCGGCGCGGTGCGGTTCTTCCTGCTGCCCGCCCCGCCCGGCACCCGGCGCGGACCGTTCGGCCCCGGCGGCGGCGGCGTGAACGACGACCTGATCGCCTGGGTGAGGGCCGAGTGCGCGCCCGTCGATCGCGGCCTCTGGTCGGCCGCCCCCGCGCGGGGCGGCAGGATGGGGTCGGGACAGCAGGTCTACGACTGCGCGCCCGCGGCGGGAGCGGGTTGA
- a CDS encoding ABC transporter ATP-binding protein yields MPSPITESAGLPPAIRARGLTKHYGTRAAVDGIDFDIPTGVIAGFVGPNGSGKTTTIRMLLSFVAPTAGTAEVLGSPISRPGDHLPRVGALIEGPAFYWWLSGRRNLQVLAALDGTPASRVDEVLAIVELQERADDRVLGYSLGMRQRLGIAAALLPRPELLILDEPANGLDPSGIQDMRRLLGRLRDQGVTIFISSHILSELEQIADWILVLKEGHLLFHGTMADLLERRRTTLVLVPERPDQLEQLTMLLTDRGYHARRQDGHVRIDGFQGGAAAVNRQAMEGGIALDEITHVRSSLEDTFLAITGGHDR; encoded by the coding sequence ATGCCTTCGCCCATCACCGAATCCGCGGGCCTGCCGCCCGCGATCCGTGCACGCGGTCTGACCAAGCACTACGGGACCAGGGCTGCGGTGGACGGCATCGACTTCGACATCCCCACCGGTGTCATCGCGGGGTTCGTCGGTCCCAACGGCTCCGGCAAGACCACGACCATCCGCATGCTGCTGTCGTTCGTCGCGCCGACGGCCGGCACGGCGGAGGTCCTCGGGTCGCCGATCAGCAGGCCGGGCGACCACCTGCCGCGGGTGGGAGCGCTCATCGAGGGCCCGGCCTTCTACTGGTGGCTGAGCGGGCGCCGGAACCTCCAGGTCCTCGCCGCGCTCGATGGGACGCCGGCGTCACGGGTCGACGAGGTGCTGGCCATCGTCGAGCTGCAGGAGCGTGCCGACGACCGCGTGCTCGGGTACTCGCTGGGGATGAGGCAGCGGCTCGGGATCGCCGCCGCGCTTCTTCCCCGGCCGGAGCTCCTCATCCTCGACGAGCCCGCCAACGGGCTCGACCCCTCGGGCATCCAGGACATGCGACGCCTCCTCGGGCGGCTTCGCGACCAGGGGGTGACGATCTTCATCAGCAGTCACATCCTGAGCGAGCTCGAGCAGATCGCCGACTGGATCCTCGTGCTCAAGGAGGGCCACCTCCTCTTCCACGGGACCATGGCGGACCTCCTCGAGCGCCGCCGCACCACCCTGGTGCTCGTGCCCGAGAGGCCCGACCAGCTCGAGCAGCTCACCATGCTCCTCACCGACAGGGGGTATCACGCCCGGCGCCAGGACGGGCACGTGCGTATCGACGGATTCCAGGGCGGGGCGGCAGCCGTGAACCGCCAGGCGATGGAGGGGGGGATCGCGCTCGACGAGATCACCCACGTCCGCTCGAGCCTCGAGGACACCTTCCTGGCGATCACCGGTGGACACGACCGATGA
- a CDS encoding heavy metal translocating P-type ATPase yields MAVNEAATRMGIGVEGMSCASCVRRVERALATVPGVEAASVSLITESAEVSAAPGIDPECLLRAVREAGYEGRLLARQRPAGEEAEQRRARRRANVRYRLWQIGAGGVLSAAILVLSYGYGMDRWSQFAQLALALPVFGWVGWTFHRGALRTARHRSANMDTLVSLGATVAFVYSAAVTLFPPNQMPGMSMATAMTYYDVAALIITLISVGKLLEIVARGRAGDAIEVLAGLQPRVAHLLARAEWAEARVGSSSSVDIPVESLRIGDVVLIRPGERVPTDGAVLEGTGSLDESMLTGESLPVSRGAGDEVVGASVNGNQPLVVRVTRVGSDTVLAQILHLVERAQAEKAPAQRLADRVSALFVPAILVVAAATFAGWLLTGHTVIGAIIPAVAVLVVACPCALGLATPVAIMVGTGRGAEMGLLVRGGDALERIHGLRAIVFDKTGTLTLGRPEVVAVIPVGDADVSSSLLLAAAIEQASEHPLARAIVGRGREAGSLPEARLVEAVPGGGVRGLVGDAEVFVGSLRWLGEHGMTSPTAQAAATEMAERAHTPVGVAVGTEMRLVLAVADPLRAGAAAGIARLRRLGLHIVLASGDLEATARAIARQVGIDEVHAELRPEDKSILVSDLKRRFGTVAMVGDGINDAPALALADVGIAIGAGTGVAMEAADITLVHGDIEAVGSAIALSRATLRTIRQNLAWAFGYNVLLVPLAVANVLPPICAALAMAFSSVSVVLNALRLRRFGRRSVDDRPITSAASQRAAGATGSWCSGSNALASTDAGSSDRGDGPLSGVSRVRAGRRGWRH; encoded by the coding sequence ATGGCTGTGAACGAGGCGGCGACGCGGATGGGGATCGGCGTGGAGGGAATGTCCTGCGCTTCGTGCGTGCGCCGGGTGGAGAGGGCGCTTGCCACGGTGCCCGGCGTCGAGGCGGCGAGTGTCAGTCTGATCACCGAGAGCGCCGAGGTGAGCGCAGCGCCGGGGATCGACCCCGAGTGCCTCCTGAGGGCGGTCCGCGAGGCCGGGTACGAGGGACGGCTCCTGGCCCGCCAGCGGCCCGCCGGCGAGGAGGCCGAACAGCGGCGTGCGCGCCGTCGGGCGAACGTCCGGTACCGGCTCTGGCAGATCGGTGCTGGCGGCGTCCTCTCGGCGGCCATCCTCGTGCTCAGCTACGGCTACGGCATGGACCGCTGGTCTCAATTCGCCCAGCTGGCGCTTGCTCTCCCCGTCTTCGGATGGGTCGGCTGGACCTTCCATCGTGGGGCACTGCGGACCGCGCGCCACCGGTCGGCCAACATGGACACCCTGGTATCCCTGGGCGCCACGGTCGCCTTCGTCTACTCGGCTGCCGTCACCCTGTTTCCACCGAACCAGATGCCGGGGATGTCGATGGCGACCGCGATGACGTACTACGACGTCGCCGCGCTGATCATCACCCTGATCTCGGTGGGCAAGCTGCTCGAGATCGTCGCGCGCGGCCGGGCCGGCGACGCCATCGAAGTGCTCGCGGGTCTCCAGCCGCGGGTCGCCCACCTCCTCGCCAGGGCGGAGTGGGCGGAGGCCCGGGTCGGCAGCAGCTCGTCGGTGGACATCCCCGTCGAGAGCCTGAGGATCGGTGATGTGGTCCTGATCCGCCCGGGAGAGCGTGTCCCCACCGACGGAGCCGTGCTCGAGGGGACCGGCAGCCTCGACGAGTCGATGCTCACCGGCGAGAGCCTGCCCGTCAGCAGGGGTGCCGGCGACGAGGTGGTCGGCGCCAGCGTGAACGGCAACCAGCCGCTGGTCGTCCGGGTGACCCGGGTTGGCTCGGACACGGTGCTTGCCCAGATCCTCCACCTCGTCGAGCGCGCCCAGGCTGAGAAGGCGCCGGCGCAGCGACTGGCCGATCGCGTCTCCGCGCTCTTCGTCCCCGCCATCCTGGTCGTGGCCGCTGCCACCTTCGCTGGCTGGCTGCTCACCGGCCACACCGTCATCGGCGCCATCATCCCCGCGGTCGCGGTGCTGGTCGTCGCCTGCCCCTGTGCGCTGGGACTGGCCACGCCGGTGGCCATCATGGTGGGCACGGGGCGTGGCGCCGAGATGGGCCTGCTGGTCCGCGGCGGTGATGCACTCGAGCGCATCCACGGGCTGCGGGCGATCGTGTTCGACAAGACCGGCACGCTCACCCTGGGTCGGCCCGAGGTGGTGGCGGTCATCCCCGTGGGAGACGCCGACGTCTCCTCCTCTCTCCTGCTCGCGGCCGCCATCGAGCAGGCGTCCGAGCACCCGCTTGCGCGGGCGATCGTCGGTCGCGGTCGAGAGGCCGGCTCGCTCCCGGAGGCTCGCCTCGTCGAGGCGGTCCCCGGTGGCGGCGTGCGCGGCCTGGTCGGTGACGCCGAGGTGTTCGTCGGGTCACTTCGCTGGCTCGGGGAGCATGGAATGACCTCGCCGACGGCACAGGCAGCCGCCACCGAGATGGCCGAGCGGGCGCACACCCCGGTCGGCGTGGCGGTTGGCACCGAGATGCGCCTCGTCCTGGCGGTCGCCGACCCGCTGCGGGCGGGTGCGGCTGCCGGTATCGCCCGACTCCGCCGGCTCGGCCTCCACATCGTGCTCGCCAGCGGCGACCTCGAGGCCACCGCCAGGGCGATCGCCCGGCAGGTGGGCATCGACGAGGTGCACGCGGAGCTCCGGCCCGAGGACAAGTCGATCCTGGTCAGTGACCTCAAGCGTCGCTTCGGCACGGTCGCCATGGTGGGCGACGGCATCAACGACGCCCCCGCGCTGGCGCTCGCCGACGTCGGCATCGCCATCGGCGCGGGCACCGGGGTTGCGATGGAGGCGGCGGACATCACCCTGGTCCACGGTGATATCGAGGCGGTCGGCTCGGCCATCGCGCTCTCCCGGGCCACCCTCCGCACCATCCGCCAGAACCTCGCCTGGGCGTTCGGCTACAACGTCCTGCTCGTGCCTCTCGCCGTGGCCAACGTCCTGCCGCCGATCTGCGCCGCTCTGGCCATGGCCTTCAGCTCGGTCAGCGTGGTTCTCAACGCACTCCGGTTGCGGCGCTTCGGTCGGCGGTCGGTGGACGACAGGCCGATCACCTCGGCCGCGAGTCAGCGGGCCGCTGGAGCCACCGGTTCGTGGTGTTCGGGATCCAATGCGCTCGCATCGACGGACGCTGGTTCGTCGGACCGGGGCGACGGTCCCCTGAGCGGCGTCAGCCGAGTTCGAGCAGGCCGGCGCGGATGGCGGCATTGA